In Candidatus Zixiibacteriota bacterium, the genomic stretch AGGACGACCAGGGCCATCAGTTCCCTGACAAGTCCTTTTTTAGAACCGATAATGACCGCCGCTACCAGAAGAATCAGAAGGATTATATCAACATAATTCATTGCCACACTCCTTTATGGCCAATAAATTTCTGTTTGAGTCAGTTACCGCCCCCGGACAACAGGTCGCGCACCAGTTGATTGACCAGTTTGCCATCAGCCTGGCCCTTGACTTTGGGCATCAGGTCTTTCATGACCAGACCCATCTTGGCCGGGGAGTCCGCACCGGTAATCCTGATAGATTCCCGGATTATTTCCCTGAGTTTATCCTCGGAAAGTTGCTGGGGGAGATATTGCCGGATGAGTTCCAGTTCGGTCGATTCTTTTTCAACCAGGTCCATACGGTTGCCGGCGCGGAATTGCTCGATCGAGTCCCTGCGTCTTTTGGCCGCGGCCGATAACACCCCGACGATATCATCGTCGGTCAGTTCCTCACCCTTTTCGATATTCTTATACTTAATATCAGATTTTAAGCCCCGAAGGAGAGTGACTTTATCCTGCTCACGGGCCTTCAGGGCTTTAATTAAATCGTCGTCAATTTTTTTCAAGAGCGACATAGAGGTTACTCATCTGTCTTTTGAAGCTTGCGCATTTTGCGGCGAGCCGCATTCAGCTTTCGTTTCCGTCGTTCAGACGGTTTTTCGAAGTGCTGACGCTTCTTAATATCTGAGAGAATGCCGGTTTTCTCACAAAACTTATTGAAGCGGCGCAGGGCTCTTTCGAATGATTCATCATCACGAACCCTAACACCCGTCATCTATATCATCCCTCCTTTCGGGCCATTTCGGCGAAAAATATACCATAGCAATCAATTATAACACAATTACATATGATGTCAACATAATATTTGAAGATTTCTAAAATACTTCCTTTTAGATCGAAGATTTAAACTTAAGCTTTACCCCCCCGGCATTGGACAAGAAATGAAAATGGATATGTTCGATAATCTGGCCGGCGGCCGCGCCATTATTTAATACCAGACGAAAGTTATTTTCCAGACCAAGCTGGGCGGCGATGGTTTTTATGGTATCCAGAAGCCTTAAAAGTAGATTTTCAGGTAATTCCGCCAGCCTTTCATAGTGGATCCTGGGGCAAACCAGAAGATGAATTTCGGCTTTGGGGAAGATATCAGCAAAGACGATCACCGTCTCATCCTCGAAAAAGACCCGGGCCGGTTTTTTCTTTTCGATTATCTCACAAAACGGACATTTCATAGTAACCTTATTTTAGTCAATAACTGAGATTCGGACAACAGTTAAATCGGCAATAAGTCGCTGGGCCTTAATTCTATAGAAAATGCCCAAAATGACGATAATTAAATGAGCAGCCAATTTTGCAACTTAGGGGTGTCATGTTAGCAATCATCGGATTAATCGTCGTGCTGGGCTCAGTAATCGCGGGGTATATGATGGAGGAGGGCCATCTGCTGGTCCTTTTTCAGCCGGCGGAATTCCTTATTATCGGCGGGGCCGCACTGGGATCTCTTTTAACGGCGACGCCGGTGAAAATGATGAAGAAAATGATCTCCCAGTTATTGGGGATTTTCGGTTCCGGTCCCACCAGTAAAGACTATACCGATCTGCTGGTGATGATGTATGAGTTATTCAATGTGGCTCGAAAAGACGGCTTGGTCGGACTGGAATCCCATATCGAACGTCCGCAGGAAAGCTCGGTTCTGACGAAGTACCCGAAATTTTTGAAAAATGAGCACGCCCTGCATTTTCTCTCGGACACCATGCGTCTGATCATCATGGGCGGTATCCCGGAACATGATCTGGAAGCTATGCTGGATCTGGACCTGGAACTTCATCATGAGGAAAACATCAAACCGTCCAGCGAGCTGACGACGGTGGCCGATTCCCTTCCCGGTCTGGGTATTGTCGCGGCCGTTCTAGGGGTGGTTATCACCATGGGCGCCATCGGAGGTCCGCCGGAGGAAATCGGTCATAAAGTCGGGGCGGCCCTGGTCGGGACTTTTCTGGGTATTCTGTTATCCTACGGGGTGGTGGGACCTCTAGCCCGGAATATCGGTCATATGAGTGAAACCGAGGCCAAGTATTATATCTGTCTCAAGCAGGGACTTCTGGCCTTCCATAAAGGTTTTGCGGCTTCGATCGCGGTCGAGTTCGCGCGGCGGATTGTGCCCAATGAGGTTCGCCCGGAATTTGTTGAGGTGGAAGAAGCCTGCCGCGCCGCGAAAACCAAATAACGCAAATCCATGAGCGAAGAAGAACCCAAAAAACAACCGGTCATTGTCGTCAAGAAAAAGGGCGGCCATGGCGGGCATCACGGCGGTGCCTGGAAAGTGGCCTATGCCGATTTTGTCACGGCCATGATGGCGTTCTTTTTGGTGATGTGGCTGGTGGCCCAGTCCGATGCGGTCAAACAGGCGGTTCAGGCCTATTTCCAGGATCCGGCCGGATTCATGAAGGGGCAGGGTAAAAATATCCTTAAAGGCGGTGAATCGCCGGTCGAGAGTTTTAAAAACAGCAAACCGAACGTGGCTACCAGGCTGGAGCAGGAACGGGAATCCCTGTCAAATGCCGGTGAGCGAATCCAATCAGCCATTTTGAACAGCGCCGAATTGCAGAGTCTTAAAGATTTCGTTGAGATCGAAATGATTCCCGAAGGATTGCGGATTCAGTTGATTGAATCGGATAAAAAAGAAAGCCACTTTTTTGATCTGGGGAGCGCCCGGCTCAAGGATAAGGCGGCACTTCTTTTGAAAGCCATTGCCCAGGAACTCGGCCAACTGCCCAATTATATTGTAGTCGAGGGACATACCGACAGCAAACCATATAACGGCACCAACAATTATACCAACTGGGAACTTTCGGCCGACCGGGCCAACAGCGCCCGCAAACTGATGGACGAGTCCGGGTTAAGGCGTGACCAGATTGTCGAAATTCGCGGTAATGCCGACCGGATCCCCAAAATCGCCTCCGATCCCCTGGACCCGCGTAACCGGCGGGTTGCCATTATTGTTCTCAACGATGATGCGGCCGCCCGATATGCGGCGAACTGATTATCTCTCCTGATCCTTCAAACTTAGTTTCGTTATCATGCCCGATAAATCCGCGGGGAATCACATTTGACATTATCCTCTTGATTATGTGATGCAAAAATATTAACATTAATTGATAGTACCGACAAACGAATTTGAAAATCGTGTATTTAAATATACCAGGAGGATAATATGTCCGGCCATTCAAAATGGGCGACCATAAAGCGTAAAAAAGGTAAAGCCGATGCCGAACGCGGTCGGATGTTTACCAAGTTGATTAAAGAAATAACCGTGGCGGCACGGCAGGGGGGCGGCGATCCCGATGCCAATCCCCGGCTGAGAACCGCTATCGGGACAGCCAAGGCGGCCAATATGCCGGCCGACAATATCAAGAAGGCCGTCCAGAAGGGCACCGGGGAACTGCCCGGGGTTAATTACGAAGAAGTTACTTATGAAGGATATGGCACGGCCGGGGTGGCGGTTTTTATCAGTTGCCTGACCGACAACAGAAATCGAACGGTGGCGGAGATAAGGCACCTGTTCTCAAGGTTCAATGGCAATCTCGGTGAAAACGGCTGTGTGGCCTGGATGTTCGACAAGACCGGTATCATTGAAGTCAACACGTCGGTGGTCGATGAAGACACCCTTCTGGAGATAGTTCTCGAAGCCGGCGCCACCGATATGAGCAAGCAGGGCGAGGTTTACGAAATAGTCACGCCGCCGATGGATCTGGAGCAGATAAGGGCCGCTATCGAGGCCAAATCGATACCGGTTGCATCCGCCGAAGTCACCATGATTCCCCAGAATACTATCAAGCTCAACGAGAAACAGGCGGAAACCATGCTCAAGCTGTACGAGGCAATTGAGGAGCATGACGATGTCCAGGCGGTGTATGCCAATTTCGATATTGCCGACAGTATCATGGAGAAACTGGCGGGATAGGCCATCCGGCGGCCGGCTGGCGGATTGATGGTTATTTTGGGTATTGACCCCGGTTTGCATATTACCGGATACGGTGTTATTGAATCCTGTGACTCCAAGCCCCGGGTGCTTGAAGCGGGGGTGATAAAGACCGGCCGCAATGTTGAATTCGAAGCGAAACTGGATGAAATTTTCGCGGAAACAGGTAAGATTATCAAGCAATTCCAGCCCGATTATATTGCGGTCGAAGAGCTTTATTCCCATTATGCCCACCCCAAAACGGCTATTATCATGGGTCATGCAAGGGGGGTGGTTTTTCTTCAGGCCGCAAGGAATAAACTGCCGGTGGTATCGTACGCCTCGACCCGAATAAAAAAGTCACTGACCGGGAACGGCCGGGCCAGCAAGATGCAGGTGCAGAGAATGATCCGCTCCACCCTGGGTTTAGAGCGGGAGGTGGAATCGGCCGACACCGCCGATGCCCTGGCGGCGGCCCTGTGTCATCATAACGCTCTGCTGGGAAGATGAAATGATATCGCAGATTTATGGAAAAATCAGCCGTTTGACCGAGGATCATGTTACTCTCGAAATCAACGGGTTGTACTATGAATTGATGATCCCGTCGGGTCTGTATAACGAGCTCAAGGAAGCGCGCGATACCGGGCGGGAGATCATGCTCCATACGATGTACTATATCGAGGCGGGCGACAAAAAGAGCAACCATTATCCGCGGCTGGTGGGATTCACCAAACCGGTCGACAAGGAATTTTTCCAGCTTTTTACGACGGTTTCGGGACTGGGGATCAAAAAGGGATTGAAATCGCTTACCCTGCCGATCCGGTCGATCGCCACGGCTATCGAGAACCGCGATGCCGCCACGCTGACCCGTTTGCCGGGGATCGGGGGGCGGATGGCGGAGAAGGTGATCGCCGAACTTAACGGGAAGATGGCCCGTTTTGCGCTGTCCAAGGCCGAGCAACCGCTCACCTCGGGGCGCAAGGAGCAACCGGATATTTTCGACGAGGCGGTGGAAGTTCTCAGCCAGTTACAGTACAACCGTAACGAGGCGGCGCGAATGGTCGAAAAGGCGCTGGCCGCCAATCCCAAAATCGATTCGACCGAGAAACTGATCTCGATTATATTCTCGCTGGAATCGGCGGCGCACAAGGCGGTCAAATAATGACGCGCGAACGGATAGTTTCCGGGGAGATCATTTCTCCCGAGGAAGAATCTTTTATTCTTTCTCTTCGACCGAAGCTGCTGGATGAGTACATCGGGCAGAAGAAACTAAAGGAAAAACTCAAGGTTTCGGTGGAGGCCGCCCGGAGACGGGGTGAGGCCTGCGAGCATACCCTGTTTTACGGGCCGCCGGGCCTGGGTAAAACGACCCTGGCACATATTATCGCCAACGAGATGGGGAGCCGCCTGGTGGCCACCTCGGGACCATCACTCAGCCGGACCGGTGATTTGATGGGGATTTTGACCAACCTGTCGGAAGGCGATGTCTTGTTTATCGATGAGATTCACCGTCTCTCGCCGGCCATCGAGGAGTTTATTTATCCGGCCATGGAGGATTTCAAGGTCGATTTCGTGGTGGACAAGGGAGCTTTCGCCAAAGTTATCAATATTCCTCTCAAACGGTTCACCCTGATCGGGGCGACCACGCGGGCCGGGTTGCTTTCGCCGCCGCTCCGGGACCGGTTCGGGTTGTACTATCATATCGATTTCTATCCGCCCGAGGAACTCCGGGAAATAATAATCCGTTCGGCGGGATTACTCGAGGTGACGATCGATGCGGAATCGGCCGGGGAAATTGCCCGCCGGGCGCGCGGAACACCACGGGTGGCCAACCGTCTGCTCCGAAGGGTGCGCGATTTCGTGACGGTCAAGAGCGACGGGATTATAACCCCGGAGCTGGCCTGCCGGGCGCTCGATGCCGAGGGGATCGACAGCATCGGGCTTGATAATCTTGACCGCAAATTCCTTCGGGTGATTGTCGAGTACTATAAAGGCGGCCCGGTCGGAATCGAGGCGCTGGGGGCAACACTCAACGAGGAAGTCGATACGCTGGTCGATGTGGTTGAGCCGTACCTGCTCAAAATCGGGTATCTCCAGAGAACCAGGCGGGGACGGATGGTTTCCCGTGAGGCCGTCAAGCATCTCGGTCTGAAAACAGACAAGACCGATCAACCCAACCTGTTCGAATAAATTCAATTATCTCCGTTCAGCCTGTCCGTTAGTTAATTGACATTTTAGTCTAATATGTTATATTAATATCAGATGGTATATTAGTATTGAGATTACCGTTATGAGTGAAATATCGGGCCGATTATTAGTGCTTTATGCGATATGTTTTCTGGTGTTTTTTGGATCTTATTCCAGAGCCGAATGGATAACAGGAGCGGTATTTTCAGAGCAGGCCGGAATCGATTCCCTGAACCAGTTCATGGTAATCCCGGATACTGATTCCAATTGCGTATTTGGCTATAAGATAATCCATTTGGGATATATTACGGAGGCCCCGCCCTTGATAATCAACTGGATGTCATTGTTAATGTAGACAATATAGCCTCAGGCTATGTTCCACCCAATTCCGCAGATAATTCGTGCGATTTGAACTATGATGGCTATTTTGATTTGATCACCGGCTATTCCAATGATATCCTCTATTATTATGAATTGCGTGTTTTTCTTGGCGGCCCGGAAGCCGATTCGATTCCGGATATTTATCTTGAAAATGCACATATCCCATATCCTCAGCGTAACTTGGGTGCTGAATTTGCCGGGAAAGGGGATTTTAACGGCGATGGGATCGATGATTTTGCGGCCCGTTCGGTAACCTCAGGCGGTTGCTGCTGGATGGGCTAGGTTAACGACAATCGGATGTAGTGCTGGATATTTATAATATTCTCGGGATGAGAATGAGAACCTTGATTAAGAAAGAACTCCCGGCGGGCAGTTATAATGTTTTCTGGGATGGTACAAATGATAATGGTCAGCCGGCGGCATCGGGAGTGTATTTTTACCAGTTGAAAAGCGGGGATGAAAGTTATACCAGTAAGATGGTGCTGTTGAAGTAGGGGTGTGTCAAGCAGATTGGATGACACACCCCGTCTCCGCCTGCGGCATAGATGCCTCCGGCGGATCCACCCCTCTGTCAGAGGGGATTAAGATGGATTCCCGATCGGGTCGGGAATGACAGACTTTTTCTGGGAATGACAAAAAAGGGGGTCAGGAATGACGAGAGGGAGCAGGGAATGGGGAAAGGGTAGGAAATAATAGGAAGTGGAAGTTGTAAGGAAATATCAACCGAGTATATCGCGACGACGCGTCACTGCCAGACCGGCCATACCCAGACCGAAAAGAACCAGGGTAATCGGTTCGGGAACCGTTGCCGGTTTGACTGTACTGTCATGGTCACCGTGATAACCGGTTTGGTCATCGCCGGACTGATCGGTTCCATGATCATGGTGGGCATCGTTCCATGATGCCGGAGGGGGAACCTGCTGATTGGATCCGGGATTATGATGTCCTCCGCCGGGGATGTTACCGTTGAACGGATGGGTCATTCCGGCTATCGGGAGAATCATTACGGCTAATAGCAGGACCAGTTTCCGGGCATTTCTTTTCATATAAAACTCCTCAAAAGCGGACAATAAATATCCTCAATTATATACGGTTATTTTAACACCGATAGAGGGATAATTGTTTCAGGGAGAATAATATTGTTTAAAAAACAACCCGATCGGCTATTTAAAAAAGCGGCAGAAAATAGCCGAGGTGTCTCGATATATCATAATACCACAATAACTTACGCGAGTTATGCGGCGGCGAGAGATTTAGAATGCAAGGCCGCCGCGAAAGATAAACATCGGACCGAATGTAATATCGTGTCTGTCATTACCACCGTTCGGTCCCCACAGGTATCCCATATCTATAACCAGACCCTGCTTCGCGGTAAGTTTATACAACATCTCCATGAAAAACTGGAAGGTTAAATAATCCGATTCCCCATAATTTGGAATATCCTGCGCCCATGCATAGCCAACCCCTACGGCGGGATGGAGGAAAAGGTCCGGGTCATTGGTTTTGATTCTGAATTTCGTGACCAGGCTGATGTCCAGAATGTAGTATTTGTCATCCCAGTACTCGAACTGGATAATATCTACAGCGGCGCCGAGATATAATTTTTTATGGATGGGATAGTCAAGATAGATTCCGCCCCAAACATCATCATCCGGGTTATAATCAAAATTATCGATCACGATATCACCATTGCCGTAATAGCCGAACTTGATGCCGAAAACGCTTGGATCTTTCGGCGGCGTGCCGGCCAGACAATCGGCCCATACAAAAAGAAATATGGACATAATAATAGCCTGTCCAATAATTCTGAAATTCAATTCGCACCTCCTGAATTCAAGAAAGATATAATATTTTAACATGACGGGATTAGTATGTCAATAATAAATACGGATAGTGACAGGAGGTGTCACCGATAGAACAAGACGCCGGTGTCTTCGACGGCAATGAAAATCATAAATCCGGCCAGAATCAGTTTGATAGTACGGCCGGGGATGCTGACCCGGAAAGGCAGTATCAGGAAGGCCCCGGAGACACCACTCATCGAGGTTAAAGTCGAGATACCGAAGGCGACCAGGGCCGGAAGCCACCAGTAAGTCTCAATACCGCTGATCGTAAAATGCACCATGCAATCGAATCCTATTCCGGGATAATCACCCGGGTTTCTTTTTTTCGTTTAAGGACGATAAAGATACCGGCAAGAATCAGTATCCCGCCGATCAGGGTCCACCAGCCGGGAATCTGATCGAAAAAGAAAATGGCCAGGATGGTGGCGCCGATCGGTTCGCCGAGAATGGTAGTGGCCACGAGATGGGCCGAGACATATTTTAACAGCCAGTTATACATGGTATGGCCGACCAGGGTGGGAATCAGGGCCAGAAGCAAAAAGATAAACCAGGTTTGGGCCGGGTAAGAAATCAGGTTAAGCCTGTAAAAGAGGGATATTATCAACAGGGTGACCGCGGCGATGGTATAGACCGGGAAAACGTAACCGAGATTGGACATATTGGCCCGCAGTTGACGGCCGATGAAAAGGTACAATCCGGCAAAGACAGCCCCGGCCAGAGCCAGCAGATCGCCGATAATGAATTCACGGCCGAGACTGAAATCGCCCCGGGAAATAATTATCATGCCGACGATGGCCACAGCCATACCGATGATTGACCGGGGTTTGATTTTTTCCCGGAGGAAAACAACCTCGAGAATCAGCACCCAGATCGGCTGGGTGGCCACGAGGATGGTCGAATTGGAAATGGTGGTATAGAACAGCGAGGTCACCCAAACGGTAAAATGGAGTCCCAGGACCAATCCGGAAATGACCAGCAGGATTAATTGGCGACGGGACAGGGAACCGAGGGTCCGGCGGATTCCGGGGAGGGCGGGGAGGGCCAGCAGAACCGAGGAAAAAGCCATACGATAGAAGGCGGTCGGAAGGGCTTCAGCGCCGGCCAGCTTGATCAGGATGGCGGCCCATGAAACCGCGAAGGTGGCAATAAAAAGAGAGAGATATAAAGTTCCTTGTTTTGCCATAAAATTAATTTATATTTTCCGCCCAATATACGTAGGCGCTGTTAATATGTCGATATATTTGCTTGTGGCGGTATTATTCTGGGGGTTTTCCTATATCGCCATTAAAAACTCACTTAATTATCTTACCCCGGTGGAATTGATCGCCTCCCGTTTTATTCTCGGGGCCGCCACCCTGCTGGTGATAATCAAGCTTAAAGGTTTCTCGCTGAAATGGAAGGGTCAGTTTAAAACCCTGTTGTTGTCGGCGGCAATATTATTTCTTCATTTCTGGGTAATGGCGACCGGGATGATAACCACAACCGCGACCAATACCGCCTGGATATTAACCACGGCCCCGATATTTATTGCTGTTTTGTCGTTTATATTGCTCAGGGAACCGATCTCCCGGATGCAGATAATCGGGATAGGTTTGGCCACGGCCGGAGTGGTTTTTCTGGTTTCCGGGGGCGATCTGGGTTCGCTCGACTGGATCTCCTCGACCGGCGACTGGATTGTCCTGGGCAGTTGCGTAACATGGGCCTTTTACACCATAGTCACCCGAAAATTGACCCGCCATCTCCATCCTTTGGTAGCCACTTTCTGGATGATTGCTCTGGCCGGGGCGGTGATTGTGCCGTACAGTCTTATCTCCAGCGGGATCCTGGTCTATGATATGCCGGTTGATGGGATAATCTCGGTGGTTTTTCTGGGTGTCGGTTGTCTGGCTATTTCGTTCTGGGCCTGGTCGGAAGGGCTGGCGAAAAAACCGGCCGCGGAAGTCGGGATTTATTTGTACATCGAGCCGATATTCGCCATGCTTGGTGCGGTTGTTCTTCTTCGGGAAGATATAACCATAGGGATTATCTCCGGGGCGGTCATGATTATGGCGGCGGTCTATATTTCCGAAAGATTCGGCAGATCCGGGAAGCCGGTCCAATTATAATCCCTGTCCAAAAAAATCCGATTAAATAGATTTAAAGGGTAGTAACCATTGATATATGTATTTTGACGCGATAAAAACACTGACAAGACTGAATATGCGAAGGACGATATTTATCGGTATTATTATATTCGGCGTTTTTTCCGTCAGCGACTGCTTTGGCAATGGCGGGCTATATGGGGCTCTTTCGGACAGAGTCCGGGAGAATCTGCGTGACCGGATCGAAGCGGCCGGGACACCGCCCGAAATCGAGGTGACCGAGGAATTGATTTATGCATCGGTGATGTTGCCCGGTTTCTATGAACGGCGCAGTTATTTTCCGGCCTGGAGCGATGACAATGGGCCACTGCCCGCGGTCGATTCCCTGGTCGAGGTCCTAAACCGGGCCGACCGGGAAGGTTTACGTTCGTCCGATTATCATCTAAAAAAAATAACGGAAATTATCGAGGACATCAGGAGCGGCCGCCGGTTATCTCCGGTTTCTTTGCCTCGCTATCTGGCGGATCTGGATTTACTTCTGACGGATACTTTTATGACTTACGGCTCACATCTGTTGAAAGGCCGGGTGAATCCCCAGACTATAGATCCGGAATGGTTTGCCAATATTCGCGAGATCGATCTGGCAATCACCCTTGATAGCGCCTTGGCGGGCAATAGAATAGGCGAGGCATTAAAAGCGTTACTACCCCCTCAGGCGGGATATTATTCTATGCGCCGGGCATTGGCCGGATACCGGATGCTGGCGGTAGCCGGAGGCTGGGAGAATATTCCGGATGGCCCCAAAATGCAGCTGGGCGACCGGGGAGAGAGAATCAACCGGTTACGACACCGTCTGGCGGCCTCGGGTGACCTCAAGGACAGCAATCGGGGCGATGGCGATTTATTCGATGAGAGTTTAAAGGAGGCGGTCATTCAATTCCAGAGAAGAAATGGATTGGAGCCGGATGGCGTGGTCGGCAAGGAAACCCTGGTGACACTGAATATCCCGGTGGAAAAACGGATTGAGCAGATAATTCTCAATATGGAGCGCTGGCGATGGCTGCCCCAGGATCTGGGACGAAGGCATATTATTATCAATATCGCCAATTATGAACTCGATGTTTATGAGAGCGATAGTGTGGTTCTTCCCATGCGGGTTATTGTCGGGAAAGACTATCGCCGGACGCCGGTATTCAGCGACAAAATTACTTATATGGTGGTCAACCCGTACTGGAATGTCCCTTTTAATATCGCCGTCAGTGATATTCTTCCGATGGTTAAAAAAGACCCGGAATACCTGACTCAGCAAAATATGAAGCTGTTTCAGGGACATGGCTCGGACAGGCAGGAAATTGATTACCGCCGGGTGGATTGGTCCGGGATCGACAAGCACAATTTCGATTACTGGATTCGGCAGGAGCCGGGACCAATGAATGCCCTGGGCAGAATAAAATTCATGTTTCCCAACAAATTTAATGTTTATCTTCATGATACCCCCGCCCGTGAGCTGTTCTCCAAAACAATTTGGAGTTTCAGCTCGGGGTGTATCCGGATCGAGAAACCAATGGAACTGGCGGAATACCTTCTCCGGGGAGATCTGCAATGGAACCGGGAAAAATTGCTGGCCGCTATCGATATGAAGGTCGAAAAGACAATTCGCGTCCCCGAACCGGTTCCGATTCATCTTCTTTACTGGACGGCCTGGGCCTCGCCGGACGGGACCATCAATTTCCGAAAGGATATTTATAACCGGGATGCGGTCCTTGAGGAGGCCCTGACCGAACATCCACCGGAGGCGGACCAGGGGTAATTTTTTAATTACGGAATGTTTATGGATGGACATGGAAGATGTCGGCCATTGACGGCGTTTCTGATTCCCTTCATAGTGATATTACTGTTACTTCTCCCGATTCATTTGGCCGCTCAGGAGTCCAATTTTCCACCGGGCAAAGCCGGGTTTGCGATCAAATTCAACGGTGTGGTTTCACCCTATACCATAATGAGTCGGTTTTTAATGCCCCGGGAGGAATTGAATGTTGAAGTAATCAGCCGGGGTACTTCCGGCATCTTCAGTTATAAGGCGGAAGGCGGTTTGATATTATCGCAGGCCGGGCGCAGTCTGAAATGGCGGGCCCCGGAAACGAGCGGGCTTTATAAAATCATAATTTCCCGTTCCGCGCCGGTTGATTCAATAATTCTCAATGTATTTGTGATGGTTTCCATGGCGAGGATGGAGGGAGAATATCAGAATGGGTACCGGATCGGTAAGTACCCGAAAAAATGGTACAAGGATCTTCCTTCGTACAAAGCGCCGGAGGGATTTATTGAAGTTACCAGAGAGGTCGAAAATACCCGTCTAACCCCGCATTTTACATTA encodes the following:
- a CDS encoding GatB/YqeY domain-containing protein; protein product: MSLLKKIDDDLIKALKAREQDKVTLLRGLKSDIKYKNIEKGEELTDDDIVGVLSAAAKRRRDSIEQFRAGNRMDLVEKESTELELIRQYLPQQLSEDKLREIIRESIRITGADSPAKMGLVMKDLMPKVKGQADGKLVNQLVRDLLSGGGN
- the rpsU gene encoding 30S ribosomal protein S21, producing the protein MTGVRVRDDESFERALRRFNKFCEKTGILSDIKKRQHFEKPSERRKRKLNAARRKMRKLQKTDE
- a CDS encoding HIT domain-containing protein translates to MKCPFCEIIEKKKPARVFFEDETVIVFADIFPKAEIHLLVCPRIHYERLAELPENLLLRLLDTIKTIAAQLGLENNFRLVLNNGAAAGQIIEHIHFHFLSNAGGVKLKFKSSI
- the motA gene encoding flagellar motor stator protein MotA; the encoded protein is MLAIIGLIVVLGSVIAGYMMEEGHLLVLFQPAEFLIIGGAALGSLLTATPVKMMKKMISQLLGIFGSGPTSKDYTDLLVMMYELFNVARKDGLVGLESHIERPQESSVLTKYPKFLKNEHALHFLSDTMRLIIMGGIPEHDLEAMLDLDLELHHEENIKPSSELTTVADSLPGLGIVAAVLGVVITMGAIGGPPEEIGHKVGAALVGTFLGILLSYGVVGPLARNIGHMSETEAKYYICLKQGLLAFHKGFAASIAVEFARRIVPNEVRPEFVEVEEACRAAKTK
- a CDS encoding OmpA family protein is translated as MSEEEPKKQPVIVVKKKGGHGGHHGGAWKVAYADFVTAMMAFFLVMWLVAQSDAVKQAVQAYFQDPAGFMKGQGKNILKGGESPVESFKNSKPNVATRLEQERESLSNAGERIQSAILNSAELQSLKDFVEIEMIPEGLRIQLIESDKKESHFFDLGSARLKDKAALLLKAIAQELGQLPNYIVVEGHTDSKPYNGTNNYTNWELSADRANSARKLMDESGLRRDQIVEIRGNADRIPKIASDPLDPRNRRVAIIVLNDDAAARYAAN
- a CDS encoding YebC/PmpR family DNA-binding transcriptional regulator; this encodes MSGHSKWATIKRKKGKADAERGRMFTKLIKEITVAARQGGGDPDANPRLRTAIGTAKAANMPADNIKKAVQKGTGELPGVNYEEVTYEGYGTAGVAVFISCLTDNRNRTVAEIRHLFSRFNGNLGENGCVAWMFDKTGIIEVNTSVVDEDTLLEIVLEAGATDMSKQGEVYEIVTPPMDLEQIRAAIEAKSIPVASAEVTMIPQNTIKLNEKQAETMLKLYEAIEEHDDVQAVYANFDIADSIMEKLAG
- the ruvC gene encoding crossover junction endodeoxyribonuclease RuvC — protein: MVILGIDPGLHITGYGVIESCDSKPRVLEAGVIKTGRNVEFEAKLDEIFAETGKIIKQFQPDYIAVEELYSHYAHPKTAIIMGHARGVVFLQAARNKLPVVSYASTRIKKSLTGNGRASKMQVQRMIRSTLGLEREVESADTADALAAALCHHNALLGR
- the ruvB gene encoding Holliday junction branch migration DNA helicase RuvB, with the protein product MTRERIVSGEIISPEEESFILSLRPKLLDEYIGQKKLKEKLKVSVEAARRRGEACEHTLFYGPPGLGKTTLAHIIANEMGSRLVATSGPSLSRTGDLMGILTNLSEGDVLFIDEIHRLSPAIEEFIYPAMEDFKVDFVVDKGAFAKVINIPLKRFTLIGATTRAGLLSPPLRDRFGLYYHIDFYPPEELREIIIRSAGLLEVTIDAESAGEIARRARGTPRVANRLLRRVRDFVTVKSDGIITPELACRALDAEGIDSIGLDNLDRKFLRVIVEYYKGGPVGIEALGATLNEEVDTLVDVVEPYLLKIGYLQRTRRGRMVSREAVKHLGLKTDKTDQPNLFE
- a CDS encoding PEP-CTERM sorting domain-containing protein, coding for MKRNARKLVLLLAVMILPIAGMTHPFNGNIPGGGHHNPGSNQQVPPPASWNDAHHDHGTDQSGDDQTGYHGDHDSTVKPATVPEPITLVLFGLGMAGLAVTRRRDILG
- a CDS encoding DMT family transporter; protein product: MAKQGTLYLSLFIATFAVSWAAILIKLAGAEALPTAFYRMAFSSVLLALPALPGIRRTLGSLSRRQLILLVISGLVLGLHFTVWVTSLFYTTISNSTILVATQPIWVLILEVVFLREKIKPRSIIGMAVAIVGMIIISRGDFSLGREFIIGDLLALAGAVFAGLYLFIGRQLRANMSNLGYVFPVYTIAAVTLLIISLFYRLNLISYPAQTWFIFLLLALIPTLVGHTMYNWLLKYVSAHLVATTILGEPIGATILAIFFFDQIPGWWTLIGGILILAGIFIVLKRKKETRVIIPE
- a CDS encoding DMT family transporter; its protein translation is MSIYLLVAVLFWGFSYIAIKNSLNYLTPVELIASRFILGAATLLVIIKLKGFSLKWKGQFKTLLLSAAILFLHFWVMATGMITTTATNTAWILTTAPIFIAVLSFILLREPISRMQIIGIGLATAGVVFLVSGGDLGSLDWISSTGDWIVLGSCVTWAFYTIVTRKLTRHLHPLVATFWMIALAGAVIVPYSLISSGILVYDMPVDGIISVVFLGVGCLAISFWAWSEGLAKKPAAEVGIYLYIEPIFAMLGAVVLLREDITIGIISGAVMIMAAVYISERFGRSGKPVQL